The following coding sequences lie in one Arachis hypogaea cultivar Tifrunner chromosome 4, arahy.Tifrunner.gnm2.J5K5, whole genome shotgun sequence genomic window:
- the LOC112796773 gene encoding chromatin modification-related protein EAF1 B isoform X4, with amino-acid sequence MRGCNSGSALLVNAEVDSMGGVVDGGVGIGLKTSPRRAAIEKAQAELRQEYDVREERRRELEFLEKGGNPLDFKFGNAASVSVQSTSFTDQHHEQLVTSEAKGSFALTASPHGDSVDSSARPGAPSLSEPNTADNLLLFDGVNELAEGEKRSLHSSKRNNIAPSEQSSQIGGTQIAKETEDSAIFRPYARRNRSRPNHGRGASRDGKGLLSDANKQKEHIVPSVSKTKPASSNGEITNNQTTNHPVDNELPGVRAHQTIGSASVPEDKLDITSYRRNLKDQSILPSQDDASQKPIIVPPGEANVVEEKDPPAASADLDPPPSVSTTPPGHECCSGQPNGFGNLKVDKKGAPKEGQNANDALGMKYFDSESYTQTSLARDVNNDSDWCTNTKNVEANGSTIYHPSEFEMKLYSTGCEVLNERNMTNAGESGSTVADEHVDGFQNNSGQMVKSDNEILINNSCMQNMVNDSSNMEGVHDNDSTVSKSGKEESGVLVDHSCYVKESRSDRHQVIMDRSISETPQTASAETVTAAQPGYQPCSTYQLKLTDKAREDSILEEAQTIEVKRRRIAELSIHTLPTQNYQKSHWGFLLEEMAWLANDFAQERLWKMTAAAQLCHRASFTSRLRSEKQNKSLGMKILSHNIAKAVMQFWHSVECDADDNLIGGLVESGTVDSSEASRDNRRNSDTVLEASKYMEGQHHVKKAALKVRAYALNFLKDNRSHGRSSQAEAPTTPEKISDSGTVDMSWEDNLSEESLFYTVPPSAMESYRKSVESHFLQCEKTGSSIQEEVETSMYDTPADFGSEEIAYDEDEAETSTYYLAAAYDGSRPPKSLQKRHKNRIKSYTNRSSEVGADLPYARYTTGTQPSTLFGKRPGSLHVGPIPIKRMRTASRQRVVSPFSGVSGTAQAQAKTDASSGDTSSFQDEQSTLHGSQIQKSVEVESAGEFEKPLPFDCAETSVKTKKKKLKNSGSTYDPAWQLDSVALNEQRDHSKKRLDSHHFESNGSSGLYGQHNVKKPKTMKQSLDNNFDNIAPVTNSIPSPAASQMSNMSNPSKFIRIISGRDRGRKSKALKVSAGQPGSGTPWSLFEDQALVVLVHDMGPNWELVSDAINSALQFKCIFRKPKECKERHKILMDRTAGDGADSAEDSGSSQSYPSTLPGIPKGSARQLFQRLREPMEEDTLKSHFDKIIKIGQRNDYRRNQNDNQDIKQLAPVHNSHMIALSQVCPNNLNGGVLTPLDLCDSNATSPELLSIGYQGSHAGGLPLSNHGSVPSALATSGLNSPITPSSGMGLGNNLSSLSGPLTASVRDSRYGVPRTSPLSAEEQQRIQYNQMMSGRNMQQSSMSVPGTHSGSDRGVRMLAGGNGMGMMGGVNRSIAMPRQGFQGMGSSSMLSSGGMISSSMVGLPSPGNVNTGVGAGPGNSMLRPREALHMMRPGHNQEHQRQMMVPELPMQVSQGNSQGVPAFSGMSSAFNNQTNPPPVQAYPAHAQQQHQLSQQQTHLSNSHPHLQGPNHATNSQQQVYAFRLAKERQLQQQQRYLQQQQQQFASSNSLIPHVQSQTQTPISSSPMQNSPQAQPQNSSQQVSLCPVTPSPPMTPISSQHQQQKHHLAQHGFSRNPGAGGLTNQTGKQRQRQAQQRQYQQPSRQHPSQPQHVQSQQQGKVPKGIGRGNMVAHQNRSVDPTHLNGLSVPPGSQTVEKGDQVMQMMQGQNHYPGSGLNSNPPSKPLGTAPSNHSQLQQKLQQSGPANTSSKQLQPILSTSDSSIQGQVSPTPSSHITSPTQPSVIASNHHQLKLQSQPESKQINQNQSNVQKMLQQNNQVHSESSNISQSDSPRVNRQPANGASHFNTNTAMSQGCMDSAGELTAVPTASQCKTSEPPFDSGISNLVTQVNSFGGTPVGGNSAGSEPPNISQGVVSRSLSTSLPSQPHNAVVQWQQQPLPSQQKSSTQSVLSQQPYQPAEIHQHPQQQQDKERHSPKDVALQHQPQQQVQHLQPGQSSLLIRSPNSEVE; translated from the exons ATGCGTGGATGTAACTCAGGTTCTGCTCTCCTTGTAAATGCTGAGGTTGATTCCATGGGAGGAGTTGTTGATGGTGGAGTTGGTATAGGTCTGAAAACCTCTCCGCGCCGAGCAGCTATTGAGAAGGCTCAAGCAGAGCTTAG ACAGGAGTATGACGTTCgtgaagaaaggagaagggaatTAGAATTTCTTGAGAAA GGTGGGAATCCGCTGGACTTTAAGTTTGGAAATGCTGCTTCAGTTAGTGTACAGTCTACATCATTCACTGATCAGCACCATGAGCAGTTGGTGACCAG TGAAGCTAAAGGTAGTTTTGCATTGACTGCTTCTCCTCACGGTGACTCTGTTGATAGTAGTGCTCGACCAGGGGCTCCTTCTCTTAGTGAACCAAATACTGCTGATAACCTCTTACTTTTTGATGGTGTAAATGAGTTGGCCGAAGGTGAAAAGCGGTCTCTACATTCCAGTAAAAGGAATAATATTGCACCATCAGAACAGTCTTCTCAAATTGGTGGGACTCAAATTGCTAAGGAGACGGAAGATTCTGCTATTTTCCGCCCATATGCTCGAAGGAACAGGTCCAGACCAAATCATGGTCGGGGTGCTTCAAGGGATGGGAAAGGGTTACTATCGGATGCAAACAAACAAAAGGAGCACATTGTGCCTTCTGTTTCTAAGACAAAGCCTGCTAGTTCAAATGGTGAGATAacaaacaatcaaacaactaatcaTCCGGTGGATAATGAATTGCCTGGTGTCCGGGCTCATCAAACTATTGGTAGTGCTAGTGTTCCTGAAGACAAATTGGACATTACCTCATATAGAAGAAACTTAAAGGATCAATCTATTCTACCTTCTCAGGATGATGCTTCACAAAAACCTATTATTGTGCCTCCTGGGGAAGCAAATGTGGTTGAAGAGAAGGACCCACCAGCAGCTTCAGCTGATCTTGATCCTCCACCTTCTGTATCTACTACACCACCAGGACATGAGTGTTGTTCTGGTCAGCCAAATGGATTTGGTAACTTGAAAGTGGACAAGAAAGGTGCACCAAAAGAAGGCCAAAATGCCAATGATGCACTAGGCATGAAGTATTTCGATTCAGAGTCCTACACACAAACTAGTTTAGCTAGAGATGTAAATAATGATAGTGATTGGTGTACCAATACAAAGAATGTTGAAGCAAATGGAAGTACCATTTATCATCCATCAGAGTTTGAGATGAAACTGTATTCAACCGGTTGTGAAGTTTTGAATGAAAGGAATATGACTAATGCTGGCGAAAGTGGTTCTACTGTTGCTGATGAACATGTTGATGGTTTTCAAAATAATTCTGGTCAAATGGTCAAAAGTGACAATGAGATCCTTATTAATAACTCTTGCATGCAAAACATGGTGAATGATTCTTCCAATATGGAGGGAGTGCATGACAATGATTCTACAGTATCAAAATCTGGTAAAGAGGAAAGTGGTGTCTTGGTGGATCATTCCTGTTATGTCAAGGAAAGCAGATCTGACAGGCATCAAGTTATTATGGATAGGTCAATTTCAGAGACTCCTCAAACTGCTTCAGCTGAAACAGTCACTGCTGCTCAGCCTGGTTATCAACCTTGTTCTACATACCAGTTGAAGCTAACAGACAAGGCTCGtgaagattctattttagaagaAGCACAAACTATAGAG GTTAAGCGGAGGAGGATTGCTGAGTTATCAATTCACACGTTGCCCACACAGAACTACCAAAAGTCTCATTGGGGTTTTCTCCTTGAGGAAATGGCATGGTTGGCAAATGATTTTGCCCAG GAGCGTCTTTGGAAGATGACTGCTGCTGCTCAATTGTGTCATCGAGCTTCTTTTACCTCCCGATTAAGAtctgaaaaacaaaacaaaagtctGGGAATGAAAATCTTGTCTCACAACATAGCAAAAGCTGTCATGCAGTTTTGGCATTCAGTTGAGTGTGATGCCGACGATAACCTAATTGGTGGTTTGGTTGAGTCTGGGACTGTTGATTCAAGTGAAGCATCTAGGGACAATAGAAGAAATTCTGATACAGTTCTG GAGGCAAGCAAATACATGGAAGGACAACATCATGTAAAGAAAGCTGCACTTAAAGTTCGTGCATATGCATTGAATTTTCTAAAGGATAATAGATCTCATGGAAGATCCTCTCAAGCTGAAGCACCCACAACACCTGAGAAGATATCTGACTCTGGGACTGTGGACATGTCATGGGAGGATAATCTTTCAGAA GAAAGTCTTTTCTACACGGTTCCTCCATCTGCCATGGAATCATATAGAAAATCTGTTGAATCTCACTTTCTACAATGCGAG AAAACTGGTAGTAGCATTCAGGAGGAGGTTGAAACATCTATGTATGACACCCCAGCAG ATTTTGGATCTGAAGAGATTGCATATGATGAGGATGAAGCAGAAACCAGTACTTACTATTTGGCTGCTGCTTATGATGGTAGCAGACCACCGAAATCTTTACAGAAACGGCATAAAAACAGGATAAAGTCTTACACTAATAGGTCCAGTGAAGTTGGAGCTGATTTGCCTTATGCACGCTATACAACTGGAACTCAGCCATCCACGCTGTTCGGAAAAAGGCCTGGTAGTTTACATGTTGGCCCAATACCAATAAAACGCATGCGTACAGCTTCTAGGCAGAGAGTTGTGAGTCCTTTCTCGGGGGTCAGCGGGACAGCACAGGCTCAAGCTAAGACAGATGCTTCGAGTGGAGATACCAGTTCCTTTCAGGATGAACAGAGTACTTTACATGGATCACAAATCCAGAAAAGTGTGGAGGTGGAGTCAGCTGGAGAATTTGAGAAGCCATTGCCTTTTGATTGTGCAGAAACATCTGttaaaacaaagaagaaaaagctaaaaAATTCG GGTTCTACATATGATCCGGCATGGCAATTGGATTCTGTTGCTCTAAATGAACag AGGGATCATTCAAAGAAGAGATTGGATAGCCATCACTTTGAATCCAATGGTAGTAGTG GTTTATATGGGCAACATAATGTGAAGAAGCCAAAGACGATGAAGCAATCGCTTGATAACAATTTTGACAATATTGCCCCAGTGACTAATTCTATTCCTTCCCCAGCTGCTTCACAAATGAGCAACATGTCCAACCCAAGTAAATTTATTAGGATAATTAGCGGACGTGACAGGGGCAGGAAATCCAAAGCACTGAAG GTCTCTGCTGGACAGCCTGGTTCTGGAACCCCATGGTCACTATTTGAAGACCAG GCACTTGTTGTCTTGGTGCATGATATGGGTCCAAATTGGGAGCTTGTAAGTGATGCTATCAACAGTGCTCTTCAATTCAAG TGTATCTTTCGGAAGCCAAAAGAATGCAAGGAGCGCCACAAGATTTTAATGGACAGAACTGCTGGCGATGGTGCTGATAGTGCTGAAGACTCGGGATCTTCTCAGTCTTATCCATCTACACTCCCAGGAATTCCAAAG GGTAGTGCCAGGCAGTTGTTCCAACGTTTGCGAGAGCCAATGGAGGAGGATACCCTGAAATCTCATTTTGATAAAATCATAAAGATTGGGCAGAGGAATGATTACCGTAGGAATCAG AATGATAACCAGGATATAAAACAATTAGCACCTGTCCATAATTCACATATGATTGCTCTTTCTCAAGTCTGCCCAAACAACTTGAATGGAGGTGTTTTAAC GCCGCTTGATCTGTGTGATTCAAATGCAACAAGCCCAGAGCTCCTATCCATTGGGTATCAAGGTTCTCATGCTGGCGGCTTACCATTATCAAATCATGGTTCTGTACCATCAGCCCTTGCAACTTCTGGGTTGAACTCTCCTATTACACCGTCTTCTGGTATGGGTCTTGGAAATAACTTGTCTTCACTATCTGGTCCGTTGACTGCCTCTGTCAG GGATAGCAGATATGGAGTTCCAAGAACCTCACCTTTATCAGCAGAAGAACAGCAGAGAATACAATATAATCAGATGATGTCTGGcagaaacatgcagcaatctAGCATGTCAGTTCCTGGAACTCATTCCGGAAGTGATCGTGGTGTTCGCATGTTGGCTGGTGGAAATGGTATGGGCATGATGGGTGGGGTGAACAGAAGCATTGCAATGCCAAGGCAGGGGTTTCAAGGGATGGGATCATCATCGATGCTCAGCTCTGGGGGCATGATTTCTTCCAGTATGGTGGGGTTGCCAAGCCCCGGAAATGTGAACACTGGAGTTGGTGCCGGACCAGGCAACTCAATGCTTAGACCTCGTGAGGCTCTGCATATGATGAGG CCTGGCCACAATCAAGAACATCAAAGGCAAATGATGGTTCCAGAACTACCAATGCAGGTCAGCCAAGGGAACAGTCAAGGTGTTCCAGCTTTTAGTGGGATGAGTTCTGCTTTTAATAATCAGACAAATCCACCACCTGTTCAAGCATACCCTGCTCATGCCCAGCAGCAGCATCAGTTGTCCCAGCAACAGACCCATCTCAGCAATTCTCATCCTCATCTTCAAGGTCCTAATCATGCTACGAATTCACAGCAACAAGTTTATGCATTCCGATTGGCAAAAGAAAGGCAACTACAGCAACAGCAGCGTTAtctgcagcagcagcagcagcagtttgCCTCATCAAATTCACTGATTCCACATGTTCAGTCACAAACTCAGACCCCCATATCATCATCACCTATGCAGAACAGTCCCCAAGCGCAACCACAAAATTCATCTCAACAAGTATCTCTTTGCCCTGTAACACCATCACCTCCTATGACTCCCATATCATCCCAGCACCAACAACAGAAGCATCACCTTGCACAACATGGATTCAGCAGGAATCCTGGTGCTGGCGGGTTGACTAATCAAACGGGGAAGCAACGGCAACGTCAGGCACAGCAGCGGCAGTATCAACAGCCTAGTAGGCAGCATCCTAGTCAGCCGCAGCATGTACAGTCTCAACAGCAAGGTAAAGTTCCGAAAGGAATTGGAAGAGGAAACATGGTGGCCCACCAGAATCGTTCTGTTGATCCTACACATCTAAATGGTCTCTCCGTACCTCCAGGAAGTCAAACTGTTGAGAAAGGGGACCAAGTCATGCAGATGATGCAAGGCCAAAACCACTATCCTGGATCTGGTTTGAATTCAAATCCACCCTCGAAGCCATTGGGTACTGCTCCTTCAAATCATTCCCAGTTGCAGCAAAAGCTACAACAATCTGGACCAGCAAACACTTCATCAAAGCAATTGCAGCCAATACTATCTACTTCTGATAGTAGCATTCAAGGGCAAGTTTCACCAACACCATCATCTCATATAACGTCACCTACACAGCCCTCTGTTATTGCTTCTAACCATCATCAACTGAAGCTACAGTCTCAGCCAGAGTCTAAGCAAATTAATCAGAATCAATCAAATGTTCAGAAAATGCTGCAACAAAACAATCAGGTGCATTCTGAATCATCAAACATATCTCAATCTGATTCCCCTAGAGTCAACCGGCAGCCTGCAAACGGTGCTTCACATTTTAATACTAACACTGCAATGTCTCAGGGTTGTATGGATTCTGCTGGTGAGCTAACAGCTGTTCCTACGGCATCTCAATGTAAAACATCCGAACCTCCATTTGATTCCGGTATTTCCAATCTAGTTACACAGGTGAACTCTTTTGGGGGCACACCTGTTGGTGGAAATTCAGCTGGAAGTGAGCCACCAAATATTAGTCAAGGGGTGGTATCAAGATCGTTATCAACCAGCTTGCCTTCTCAGCCACATAATGCTGTGGTGCAGTGGCAGCAGCAGCCATTGCCTTCTCAACAGAAGTCTTCAACACAGTCTGTCCTGTCTCAACAGCCATATCAGCCAGCAGAAATACATCAGCATCCACAGCAGCAGCAAGATAAGGAGCGACATTCTCCCAAAGATGTGGCTTTGCAACATCAACCCCAGCAGCAAGTGCAACATTTACAACCAGGGCAGAGCAGTTTGCTTATCCGTTCACCTAATTCTGAAGTGGAATGA